The DNA segment GATCCCTGGGCATCGCTCGGCCACCCGGCGCGCCGCCTCGTAAAGCTCATCGACCGTCAAGAAGCGCTCGTAGCCGGGCACCCTTCCGAGGAGGGCGTCGAGGTCCCCGGGGTCGAGGCGTCCCGCATCGAACCCGCCTGTCGATTCCTGCACCTAAGGTCATCCTTCCACCTTGGTTTGCCCCTGAATTCGGGGATTGAGCGCGTCCCGCAACGCGTCGCCCGCCAGGTTGAAGCTGAGCATGACGGCGGCGATGCAGACGCCCGGCCCGGTTATGAGCCAGGGCGAGCGCAACATGAAGTCCTTGCCCTCGGCCACCATCATCCCCCACTCAGGGGTCGGCGGGCGGACGCCGAGCCCCAGGAACCCCAGGGATGCAGACGCCAGGATCGCCTCGGGGATACCCAGGGCCGCCGTGACGATGACAGGGGTCAAGCTGTTGGGGAGGATGTGGCGGAACATGATGCGCAGGTCGCCCGCCCCCGCCGCCCGGGCCGACTCCACGAACTCCTGGGTCCGCAGGGCGAGCACCGTAGCCCGAACCAGGCGGGCGTAGAGCGGCCAGCTCACCAGTCCCAGGACCCACATCACATTGAAGATGCTCGGCCCGAGGATCGCCATCACGGCGATGGCCAGGATCAGGAACGGGAACGCGTAGAAGACCTCCACGAGCCGCATGACAAGCTGGTCGACCCAGCCGCCGTAGTAGCCGGCGAGGAGCCCGAGCACGCTCCCCACCAACGCGGCGATGGACACCACCACGACGCCGATCAGGAGCGAGATGCGGGCGCCGAAGATGAGCCGGGAGAGGATGTCCCGTCCGAAGTTGTCGGTGCCCAGGAGGTGGTCGGGCGAGCCGACGGGCAGGAAGGTAGCGCCCAGGTGCATCGTGTACGGGTCGTGTGGCGCCACGTAGGGCGCGAAGACCGCGGCGGCGATGAAGACCAGGAGCACCAGCACGGCCCCTATGGCCGCAGGGTTCCGCAGGAACGCCCGCGCCGGGCGGCTGAACTGCGAGCGACTCCGCTCCTCCGCCGCACTCTTCTCACCGGTTACCGTCGCCGTAGCTTGCATGCCTCTACACCCACCCCTGCATTGAGGACCTCATTCGTAGCGAATCCTGGGATTGATCAGCGCGTAGACCAGGTCGGTCGCCAGCGTCACCACCATGAAGCTGAGGGCGAAGACCAGCACCGTTCCCTGGATGACCGGCAGGTCCCGTTGCTTGATGGCGTTGACGGCCAGCATGCCCATCCCGGGCCAGGAGAAGATGGTCTCGGTGATGACCGCGCCCCCCAGCAGCGCGCCGAATTGCATGCCGAACGTGGTCACCACCGGAAGCAACGCGTTGCGCAGCGCGTGCTTGAAGAGCACCAGGCGCCCCGGCACTCCCTTGGCCCGGGAGGTTCGGATGAAGTCCTCCCCCAGCACGTCGAGGACCGACGACCGAGTCAAGCGGGTGAGCAGCGCCGCCAGCGCGGCCCCCAGCGTGATCGAGGGCAGGATCAGGTGGCTGACGAAGCTCCACACCCCGGTGCTCAGATCCCCGATTCCCCGGATCGGCAGCCATCGGAGCCGTAGACCGAAGAAGAGCAGCAGCATCAATCCCAGCCAGAAGTTGGGGAGCGAGACGCCGAGCATCGCCCCGGTCGTGGAGGCGTAGTCAACGACCGTGTTCCGCCGGGAAGCCGCCAGGACGCCGAGCGGGAGGCCGATGATCAGTGCGAACAGGCTCGCCGAGACAGCCAGAAGCAGCGTGTTGGGGAAGCGTTGCGCGATCTGGTCCGCTACCGGGCGCCCGTACGTGATCGATCGCCCCAGGTCTCCATGGAGAAGGCGGTTCATGTAGTTCGCGTACTGGACGTACCAGGGCAGGTCCAGGCCCAGCTCCTCCCGGAGACGCTCCACGTTGGCCGGATTCGCGCTCTCGGAGCCGAGCATCAGGCTGATCGCGTCCCCGGGAGCGAAGGTCACCATGGCGAAGACGATGAACGTGATGCCCAGCAGCACGGGCACCGCCAGCAGAAGTCGCCGCGAGACGTATCGGAGCACGACGGTCGCCACCCACGTAGGCGAAGAGGCCCCGGACCGGCCCGGAGGTCGTGCACGCGGTCCGGGGCCTCCTCAGATTGCTTGCCAGCACTTCATCCGTGCGTCGCCTTGAGCCGTGCGGCTTCGGTCTCAGTCCTCGATCCGGACGTTGTTTTCCAACGAGACCAGGTAGAGCCCGCCCCACGGGACCACCCAGTCCTTCACCCGCTTGTTCACCGCCGAGAAACCCAGCTCGAAGTAGAGCGGGATGGCCGCCCGATCCTCCATGATCAGGCGCTGAGCCTGCTTCCACAGGCGATCACGCTCCGAGTGATCGAGGGTGCGGCTGGCCTCGTCCAGCAGGGCGTCCACCTCGGGGTTGGAGTAGAAGTGCGTGTTGGTCCTCCCGATGGCGCTGCTGTGGAAGAGCGCGTGGAGTCCCGTGGTCCCGGCGAAGCTGTAGTCGAAGAAGACCTCGCTGTTGCCGGTTTGCAGGTCCGCAGCCCAGACCGCCGTGTCCAGTGGCACCACGCTGGCCTGAATGCCCAGTTCCCTCAACTGGGTGGCAAGGATGGTGAGCACCCGCGTCTGGGACCCCGCGATGGTCTTGATGTCCACGCGCAAGGGCTTGCCGTCACGGTCCAGGAAGCCGTCGCCATCGGTATCGGCGAAGCCGGCCGCCGCCAGTTGGGCTTTCGCGCCCTCCGGGTCGTAGGGCCGGAGGTCGGCGAGGCTGGGATCGTACCCGAAGCCTACCCACGGCGGTACCTGACCGTAGGCCCGTTCGCCGAACTCCTCTCCGACCACCGCCCTGAAGGCCCCGGTGATGTCCATCGCCCGGGCCACGGCGTCGCGCACTTCCCATTCGTCGAATGGGGGCTTCTGAACGTTGAAGCCGATTCCCCGATAGGACCCACCCCGGCCGTACAGCTCAATGTCCGGGTTCTGCGCGAGCTGCTGCGCCGTGTCGATGTTGAAGACGTAGGGCAGCACGTCCACCTCTCCGACCTCCAGGGCGATGTTCTGCACCGTGGGATCGGGGATGAAGACGAACTCCACCCGGTCGACGCCGGGCGTGAGCCAGTAGTCCTCGTTGCGGGCGAAGACCACCTGCTCGTCCGGGACGAAGGTGCGAAGCTCGAAGGGACCTGATCCGATAGGATTCTGCGCGAAACCGTCCTCACCCAACTGCTCTACGGCCTCGTGCGGGACGACCACCACCCGTGCCAGCCTGTTCGGATCCACGATGAGGAACGGATCCGGGTACTTGGTCTTGATCTGAACGGTGTAGCGGTCAAGGGCCTCCACCGACTCGATCTCACCCAGCGTGAAGGCGGTGCTCACCTTCATGAACCGATCGATCGAGTAGACGACGTCGGCGGCGGTGACCTCCCGCCCCTCGCCCTCGGGGAAGACCTCGTTGCCGTCCTGGAAGTGGACGCCCTGCCGGAGGTGGAAGATCCACGTCGTGTCGTCGGGGTTCTCCCAGCTTTCGGCCAGATGGGGAGCAGGCCGGAAGTCGTCCTTGCTGAGGATGATGAGCGGGTCGAAGACGAGGCTGAAGGCGTGGATCTCGTCGTTGCTTGCCGACTTGTAGGGGTCCAGCTGCTGAATCGCCGCGGCGGCGATGCGAAGGGTGCTCGCACCCCGTTGTGCCTGGAGCGGCCCGAACGCAAGAACGCTGGCGACGAGCAACACGACAACTGTCCCGGTGATGCCGAAGGCCCACCGACCTACGGGAACGGGTCCCTGCTTCATTCGCTACCTTCCCTTCGGGCAGACTGTTTAGAGCGGCTACTTCGTCGCCCAACCCGGGCTACCCTTCAACGTGGGCCGGATTCGGTGCGAAACCGCACACTGCTAGGCCGTGCTTCAAACGCAATTCTCACACCAGGATCGGATATTGGTTGAGAAGCGGAAGATTCCGAGGGAGGCATTCGCCGCGTCCCGTCGTAGACCCACGATCGATATGCCGGACCAAGCCATGTCTGGCAGGGTATGACGTCCTGTCTGGCCGTCGAAGGGCTCTAGGAGAGAGGATGCGACGCTCTTCCCGAGGATGTCGTCGCCCGGGCCGGGATCACTCCGCAGCGAACCTGCCCCGCGAAGCCCAGGGCCAGGCCGCTTCGCTCCCGAGCCGCCGCTCAAAGCCCGCAGACACTTACAGTCCGTCATGTGCCTCCGGCGGAACGTCGGGGACTTTGGCGAGCGCGCGCTCGAACTTGGCTCGGCTGCCCCGCCGGGCACGCGCTTCCAGGTAATCTACCGTCATAAGTGCGGAGATCTTTTCCGCCAGGGCGGTGGTGATAACCTGGTTCATCGACACGCCCTCGCGCTCCGCCAGTTCCCGTATCTGTTTGTGAACGGACTCCGGAAGTCGCACGCTCAAGGTCTTCATGAGATCTCCCCCACCTCCAGCCACCCTCCGCGCCCTCGGATCCAGCGCGTCCCTCAACCCGTCGCCCAGCAGGTTGAACCCCATGGCCGTCACCAGGATGGCCGCGCCCGGGAAGCTAGGGTACCACCACTGGTCCAGGAGGAAGGTGCGGCCGCTGTTGACCATGGCGCCCCATTCGGCGGCCGGGGCCCGCACACCGAGGCCGAGGAAGCTCAGGGTCGCCGCGAGCAGCATGGCACTCCCTACGTCCAGCGTCGCCTGGACCACCACGGGCCCGAGGCTGTTGGGGATCAGGTGGCGGGCGAGGATCCGCCCGACCGGCGCTCCCGCCGCCACCGCCGCCTCCACGAACTCCCGCTCGCGCAGGGAGAGCACCTGGGCCCGCACCAGCCGCACGTAGACCGGCACCCGCACGAAGGCCACGGCCAGGACCGTGCTCTGCAGTCCGGGCCCCAGCGCGGCCGCCACCGCCATGGCCAGGACGAGCGCCGGGAAGGCGAGGATCACGTCCATCACCCGCATCAGCACCAGGTCCACCTTGCCGCCGAACCAGCCGCTGAGGCCGCCCAGCACCAGCCCCGCCGTGAGCGCGAAGAGCACCACCGCCACCCCTGCGCCGATGGACCGCCGGCCCCCGTCCAGCACCCGGGAGAAGAGGTCCCGGCCCACCTCGTCGGTGCCGAACCAGTGCGCCGCCGAGGGGGGCAAAAGACGCGCCGTCAGCTCCACCCGGTTGGGCTCGTGGGGCGCCACCCAGGGTGCAAGCAGGGAGCCCAGGACGGCCGCGGCCACCACCAGCGCTCCGGCCAGGGCGAGCGGATGGCGCCGGGCCGTGGCTACCCCATGGCCCGAATCCTCGGATCCAGCAGGATGGTCACGATGTCGACCGCCAGGTTGATGAGGGTGTACCCGAGGGCCACCACCAGCGTGAAGCCCATGATGGCCGGGAAGTCCAGGAAGGCGATGGAGTCGACCACGTAGCTTCCCATGCCCGGCCAGGCGAAGATGCTCTCAGTCACCACCGCACCCGCCAGCAGGTCGCCCAGGGCGAGCCCGACGACGGTGAGCGTGGGGATGAAGGCGTTCCGCAGGGCGTGGCGGTAGAGCACCCGCCGGGGCGGCAGGCCGTAGGCCCGGGCCGTGCGGATGTAGTCCTGGTCCAGCACCTCGAGGAGGCTCCCCCGCACCTGGCGGGCCACGATCCCCAGGTGCACGAAGGCGAGACAGCCCGCCGGCAGCACCAGGTGCCGCAGGGCATCGGCCAGGGCCGCGCCGTCCCGGGCCAGGGCTGCATCCAGCACCAGGATGCCCGTGATCGGCGGGGGCGGCAGCCCGTAGGGCGAAAGGCGCCCTCCCCCCGGCAGGATCCCCAGCCGCCCGTAGAAGAGGACGAGCACCACCACCCCCAGCCAGAAGAGGGGCACGGAAACCCCCGCCACGGAGACGGTGCGGTTCAGGTGATCCACCCACGAGTTCCGCCGGGCGGCGGAGATCACCCCCAGCGGGATGCCGGCCGCCACGGCCAGCAACAAGGCCGTGGCCACCAGCTCCAGGGTGGCCGGGAAGAAGCGGGCCAGGTCCTCGGCCACGGGCCGCCCCGTGCGGATCGACCGGCCCAGGTCGCCCCGCAGCAGCCCGCCCATGTACCGTACGTACTGGACCGCCAGCGGCCGGTCCAGGCCGTAGGTGGTCCGGATCTGGGCCAGCACCTGCTCCGACGCCCGCTGCCCGGCCAGGAGGCGGGCCGGGTCCCCGGGGATGGCCTGCGAGATGAGAAAGGTGAGCACGCTCACCCCCGCCAGGACCAGCACCAGCAGGCCGAGGCGGCGGAGGATCACCTGACCCAGGGAGACCGTCGCCCCCGCCTGCCGGTCCATCGCCGGGTCCTCACCGCTTGCTCATCGTGTCGATGTTGTAGATGTCGAGCAGCATGGGGTTGAAGACGTAGCCCTGCACCGCCTCCCGCATCGCCACCTGGTACCGCTGCTGGTAGAGGTAGACGTAGGCCGCCTCCTCCACCGCGATCCGCTGCGCCTCCCGGTAGAGGCGCGTCCGCTCCTGCACGTCCGTCTCCACGGCCGCCTGCCGGACCAGCCGGTCCACCCGCGCGTCGCTGAAGAAGGACCGGTTCCCCGCGAGGCCGCCGTTGGCCGAGTCGAACCAGTAGTTCATGAACATGTAGGGATCGGCGAAGTCGGGCGTCCAGTTGCCGACGGCGATGTCGAACTCGCCCTCGTCGAGCCGGGCCCGCATGGTCGCGTACGCGAGCGGCTCCAGCTCCATCCGGATCCCCAGCTCGGCAAGCTGCGCCTGCAGGGCCAGCCCGATCTGCTCCCACTCGGGGTAGACGGGGGTGTACAGGTAGCCCAGGGTGAGCCCGCCCCCGAGCCCCGCCCCCTCCAGGAGCGCCCGGGCCCGGTCCATGTCCCGCGTGTACTGGAAGAGCTCCGGGTCGTGGGACCACATGCCCTGGGGCACCGGGCCCCGCATCTGCACGGCGTTGCCCAGCATCACCCCGTCGATGAGCCCCTGGTAGTCCACCGCATAGGAGATCGCCTGCCGGACCCGGACGTCGTCCAGCGGCGGGCGCAGGTTGTTGAGGTACAGGTAAGTCACCCGGAAGCTCGGATGCTCCTCCACCCGAACCCCCGCGGCCCCCTTGAGCCGATCGAGCTGGTCCAGGGGCAGGGCCTCGGCGATGTCGATGTCTCCCCGCTCAAGCTGCAGCCTGCGGGCCGACGGGTCCTGGATCACCTGAAAGAGCACCAGGTCGAAGGCCGGCTTGGGGCCGTCGTAGTACGGGTTGGGGACCAGGCGCAGCTGCTGGTCCTTCTGCCACCGCTCGAGCTGGTAGGGCCCGCTGCCCAGGGTGTGCTCGGCCAG comes from the Limnochorda pilosa genome and includes:
- a CDS encoding ABC transporter permease; translation: MQATATVTGEKSAAEERSRSQFSRPARAFLRNPAAIGAVLVLLVFIAAAVFAPYVAPHDPYTMHLGATFLPVGSPDHLLGTDNFGRDILSRLIFGARISLLIGVVVVSIAALVGSVLGLLAGYYGGWVDQLVMRLVEVFYAFPFLILAIAVMAILGPSIFNVMWVLGLVSWPLYARLVRATVLALRTQEFVESARAAGAGDLRIMFRHILPNSLTPVIVTAALGIPEAILASASLGFLGLGVRPPTPEWGMMVAEGKDFMLRSPWLITGPGVCIAAVMLSFNLAGDALRDALNPRIQGQTKVEG
- the nikB gene encoding nickel ABC transporter permease, with product MLRYVSRRLLLAVPVLLGITFIVFAMVTFAPGDAISLMLGSESANPANVERLREELGLDLPWYVQYANYMNRLLHGDLGRSITYGRPVADQIAQRFPNTLLLAVSASLFALIIGLPLGVLAASRRNTVVDYASTTGAMLGVSLPNFWLGLMLLLFFGLRLRWLPIRGIGDLSTGVWSFVSHLILPSITLGAALAALLTRLTRSSVLDVLGEDFIRTSRAKGVPGRLVLFKHALRNALLPVVTTFGMQFGALLGGAVITETIFSWPGMGMLAVNAIKQRDLPVIQGTVLVFALSFMVVTLATDLVYALINPRIRYE
- a CDS encoding ABC transporter substrate-binding protein; the protein is MKQGPVPVGRWAFGITGTVVVLLVASVLAFGPLQAQRGASTLRIAAAAIQQLDPYKSASNDEIHAFSLVFDPLIILSKDDFRPAPHLAESWENPDDTTWIFHLRQGVHFQDGNEVFPEGEGREVTAADVVYSIDRFMKVSTAFTLGEIESVEALDRYTVQIKTKYPDPFLIVDPNRLARVVVVPHEAVEQLGEDGFAQNPIGSGPFELRTFVPDEQVVFARNEDYWLTPGVDRVEFVFIPDPTVQNIALEVGEVDVLPYVFNIDTAQQLAQNPDIELYGRGGSYRGIGFNVQKPPFDEWEVRDAVARAMDITGAFRAVVGEEFGERAYGQVPPWVGFGYDPSLADLRPYDPEGAKAQLAAAGFADTDGDGFLDRDGKPLRVDIKTIAGSQTRVLTILATQLRELGIQASVVPLDTAVWAADLQTGNSEVFFDYSFAGTTGLHALFHSSAIGRTNTHFYSNPEVDALLDEASRTLDHSERDRLWKQAQRLIMEDRAAIPLYFELGFSAVNKRVKDWVVPWGGLYLVSLENNVRIED
- a CDS encoding YlcI/YnfO family protein — its product is MKTLSVRLPESVHKQIRELAEREGVSMNQVITTALAEKISALMTVDYLEARARRGSRAKFERALAKVPDVPPEAHDGL
- a CDS encoding ABC transporter permease; the encoded protein is MDRQAGATVSLGQVILRRLGLLVLVLAGVSVLTFLISQAIPGDPARLLAGQRASEQVLAQIRTTYGLDRPLAVQYVRYMGGLLRGDLGRSIRTGRPVAEDLARFFPATLELVATALLLAVAAGIPLGVISAARRNSWVDHLNRTVSVAGVSVPLFWLGVVVLVLFYGRLGILPGGGRLSPYGLPPPPITGILVLDAALARDGAALADALRHLVLPAGCLAFVHLGIVARQVRGSLLEVLDQDYIRTARAYGLPPRRVLYRHALRNAFIPTLTVVGLALGDLLAGAVVTESIFAWPGMGSYVVDSIAFLDFPAIMGFTLVVALGYTLINLAVDIVTILLDPRIRAMG
- a CDS encoding ABC transporter substrate-binding protein → MLVIGIAGDVDNLDPAVTMTNRSWAVTYPAYRRLVRYRVENGVGTTEVEGDLATGWDVSEDGRVWTFILRQNARFADGTPVDAGAVAYRFQRLLAVGQGPADAFPTLEKVEALDDWTVRFTLSDPFAPFLFTLANNGASIVHPKAAEHEQDGDLARGYLAEHTLGSGPYQLERWQKDQQLRLVPNPYYDGPKPAFDLVLFQVIQDPSARRLQLERGDIDIAEALPLDQLDRLKGAAGVRVEEHPSFRVTYLYLNNLRPPLDDVRVRQAISYAVDYQGLIDGVMLGNAVQMRGPVPQGMWSHDPELFQYTRDMDRARALLEGAGLGGGLTLGYLYTPVYPEWEQIGLALQAQLAELGIRMELEPLAYATMRARLDEGEFDIAVGNWTPDFADPYMFMNYWFDSANGGLAGNRSFFSDARVDRLVRQAAVETDVQERTRLYREAQRIAVEEAAYVYLYQQRYQVAMREAVQGYVFNPMLLDIYNIDTMSKR